A window of Uloborus diversus isolate 005 unplaced genomic scaffold, Udiv.v.3.1 scaffold_795, whole genome shotgun sequence contains these coding sequences:
- the LOC129233908 gene encoding RNA exonuclease 5-like — translation MDGSSHSTSRSTWNVKKTKKYEAKKRKLDAFMNLIATDDRKLSLKKKKSNESLEESYKALRGELQKYTKKKEKAPFFSLTPIGFKAHVDLRNYKTSPKTFPLFIQDIHHLLLRSLLGSIAPYDCRWAKIERPENLVKTVLLVIDGLTKNSFVGNLASMQDVIDIFPITVEYASSNSSFANELSTLHLVSDAYFKDKIAYSSLFPVEEKVVDKVPKKNKLSKLHLLLSPVQLVMEHYPLPKSIYEHSICDNYVFTKDLYSPVTDSSPMFALDCEMCQTVKSHNEVTRIAVVDEQLEVVYHSFVKPIDKVVDYRTKFSGVTQEMLRNVYVRLSDVHKELQRILPRDAILCGQSLNCDLHALRMIHPYIIDTSVIFNQSGIRGKKNSLRSLAADYLKESIQLSKHGHNPVEDSIASMKLVQVKLDNSIEFGDAVLAPPKTGESSSADSEAKEPEKVSEENKISHDSDSGSKDGFFSRIVKASKKACLIGTSESLASYPVGMLPEEIVKIPKSNAKKVFKCTLNNLETYDFLVTHMQFEDAETSLTFSEVNDKIKELFNSCPSRTLVMVIASGVTKSTTNEINSGLCMTALKK, via the coding sequence ATGGATGGTTCTTCTCATTCCACATCACGTTCCACCTGGAATGTTAAAAAAACCAAGAAGTACGAAGCAAAAAAGAGAAAGTTGGATGCTTTCATGAATTTAATTGCGACTGATGACCGCAAATTGtcgttgaaaaagaaaaagtcgaATGAATCTTTAGAAGAAAGTTACAAAGCGTTAAGAGGAGAGTTACAGAAATAtacaaaaaagaaggaaaaagctCCTTTTTTCTCCCTTACTCCAATTGGTTTTAAAGCTCATGTTGATTTAAGAAACTATAAAACCTCTCCTAAAACATTTCCATTATTCATTCAAGACATTCACCATCTTTTACTCCGCTCACTACTGGGAAGCATTGCACCTTACGATTGTCGGTGGGCAAAGATAGAAAGGCCAGAGAATCTTGTGAAAACTGTTTTGTTGGTGATTGATGGATTAACCAAGAACAGTTTTGTTGGTAATCTTGCTTCCATGCAAGATGTCATAGATATTTTTCCAATTACAGTTGAATATGCTTCTTCAAATTCATCTTTTGCAAATGAGCTGAGCACTTTACATTTAGTATCTGATgcttattttaaagataaaattgcatACTCTTCATTGTTTCCAGTTGAGGAAAAAGTTGTTGATAAAGTTCCAAAAAAGAACAAACTTTCAAAGCTGCATTTGTTATTGAGTCCTGTACAATTGGTCATGGAACATTATCCTTTACCGAAAAGTATTTATGAGCATTCCATCTGCGATAATTATGTTTTTACGAAAGACTTATATTCCCCTGTTACAGATTCATCTCCAATGTTTGCTCTTGATTGTGAAATGTGTCAAACAGTCAAAAGTCATAATGAAGTAACCAGGATTGCAGTCGTAGACGAACAGCTGGAGGTTGTCTACCACAGTTTTGTCAAACCCATTGATAAGGTAGTTGATTATAGAACAAAATTTAGCGGAGTAACCCAAGAGATGTTAAGAAACGTTTATGTTCGGCTTTCAGATGTTCACAAAGAGTTACAAAGGATTTTGCCACGAGATGCAATATTATGTGGTCAATCACTTAACTGTGACTTGCATGCTCTGAGAATGATTCATCCATATATCATTGATACCAGTGTGATATTTAATCAGAGTGGGATAAGAGGGAAAAAGAATTCCCTTAGATCGCTCGCTGCCGATTATTTGAAAGAATCTATACAATTAAGCAAGCATGGGCATAATCCTGTTGAAGATTCAATTGCAAGTATGAAATTAGTTCAGGTGAAATTGGATAATAGCATAGAATTTGGTGATGCCGTTTTAGCCCCTCCCAAAACTGGCGAATCTTCAAGTGCAGATTCTGAAGCTAAAGAACCAGAAAAGGTATcggaagaaaataaaatcagtCATGATTCTGATTCAGGGTCAAAAGATGGATTTTTTTCCAGAATCGTAAAAGCTTCTAAAAAGGCATGTTTGATAGGGACTTCTGAATCTCTTGCTTCTTACCCTGTTGGTATGCTTCCAGAAGAAATAGTAAAAATTCCGAAATCAAATgctaagaaagtttttaaatgtactttaaataatttagaaacaTATGACTTTCTTGTAACTCACATGCAATTTGAGGATGCAGAAACCAGTTTAACGTTTTCAGAAGTGAATGACAAGataaaagaactttttaattctTGCCCAAGCCGGACTCTAGTAATGGTTATAGCTTCGGGTGTAACAAAATCTACAACTAATGAGATAAACAGTGGATTGTGTAtgacagctttaaaaaaatga